A region of the Pseudomonas asiatica genome:
CGCTATGAAGGCCGCACGGCGATCGATGGCGTACCGGGCACTGCCGCTCCGGTGCACCTGACCTTCCTCGATGCGGTCGGCAGCAAGACCGGCAAGCTGTTCCCGACCGGCAAGGCCAAGGATGTGATTGACGGCGTTGCGGTCACCTGCATCGACATGGCCATGCCGATGATGGTGGTGGAGGCCAGCCAGCTGGGCGTCACCGGCTCGGAATCCCCGGCCGAACTCGACGCCAACGGCGAACTGCTCGAGCGCCTCGAGGCGTTGCGGCTGAAAGCCGGCAAGGCCATGGGTCTGGGTGATGTCAGCGGTATGGTCATCCCCAAGCCTGTTCTGGTGTCCAAGCCCCGTTATGACGGCACGTTGCAGGTCCGCTACTTCATGCCGCACAACTGCCACCGAGCCTTGGCCATCACCGGAGCGATAGGGCTGGCGACTGCCTGCGTCAGCCCAGGTACGGTGATCGGCGAACTGCTGGGCGAGGGCGCCGAGCAACTGGCCGAGGTACGCCTGGAACACCCAAGCGGTGGTATCGATGTCGCGCTGTCACGAAGCGGCGCCGATGGCAAGACGATTCAGGCCTCTGTGGTGCGAACCGCCCGGCGGCTGTTCTCAGGCTTCGTTTACGCGCCTACATTCCGCAGGTTGGCGGGGTAGGCCCAGGCGGTAGTCCAGACCTGTACATTCGCAACAAGCGCATCCGCACAATTTCAACAATGGGTGATGCCTCATGAGACTCGCCAAATCGCTGTACTTCCAGATCCTCTGCGCCGTCCTGCTGGGCGTGGTGGTCGGTCACTTCTGGGCGCAACAGGCCGTTGCGCTCAAGCCCCTGGGTGATGCGTTCATCAAGCTGATCAAGATGATGATCGCGCCGGTGGTCTTCTGCACCATCGTCACCGGTATCGCCGGGATGACCGACAAGCGCTCCCTCGGGCGTTT
Encoded here:
- a CDS encoding 4-oxalomesaconate tautomerase; this translates as MQRIPCVLMRGGTSKGPFFHAWDLPANVVERDELLINLMGSGHELEIDGIGGGSPQTSKVAIVSPSLHADADVDYLFVQVMVAQRRVDTAPNCGNMLCAVGPFAIEQGLVKGQDGKTLVRIRNLNTGTFVNSLVETPGGIVRYEGRTAIDGVPGTAAPVHLTFLDAVGSKTGKLFPTGKAKDVIDGVAVTCIDMAMPMMVVEASQLGVTGSESPAELDANGELLERLEALRLKAGKAMGLGDVSGMVIPKPVLVSKPRYDGTLQVRYFMPHNCHRALAITGAIGLATACVSPGTVIGELLGEGAEQLAEVRLEHPSGGIDVALSRSGADGKTIQASVVRTARRLFSGFVYAPTFRRLAG